A stretch of DNA from Staphylococcus sp. KG4-3:
CTCCTGGCCTTTCTATCGAAGGCCCGGAAATCGTTCTAATGTTAACATCCATTTCATTTGCAATAATGTTAGACAAAGTCGTTTTACCTAATCCAGGGGGGCCGAATAATAGCACATGGTCTAATGGCTCTTGTCTAATTTTAGCTGCTTTTATAAACACCTCTAAATTCGATTTAATTGTTGATTGACCTATGTACTGACGTAATTTAGTCGGTCGCAATGAAAATTCAAATGATGATTCCTCATCATGTATAGATTGATCTACCATTCTATCGTCCATTGATTACACCCCTTTAAAATATTATTTGTAATTATGATATCAATAATTGCAGTCCTTTTTTAACTGCATCATCTACAGATTCGAACGAGTCTTTAGCTAATGCTTTTTCTACTTTTGTTAGCTCTCGTTTTGAGTATCCTAACGCTTCCAATGCTAAAAGTGCTTCTTTAATAATCGGTGTATTATCACTAAGTGAAGCTTCAACATTTAATATTTGGCTACTATCTACTTCGTTTATTTGAACTTTTCCTTTAAGATCTAATACGATTTGTCGTGCTGTTTTTTTACCAATACCAGGGAATTTTGTTAAATAGGCATCATTTTCGTTCTCTATAGCTATCTTAACTTCATTAGGCGAACTACTAGCTAATATAGCTAACGCAGATTTTGGTCCAATACCTGTTACTTTAATTAAGCTTAAAAACATATCTTTTTCTTCTTGATTTATGAATCCATAAAGAAGTTGAGCATCTTCTCTAACTATTAATGACGTATGAATTACAACTTCTTGTTCCATAAATTTTTGAAAACGGTAAGAATTGGGCGTTTGAATTTCGTATCCTACACCTGAGGCTTCTACAACCACGTGTGTAGGGTTCAAAACTGCTAACGTCCCCTTTATATATGCATACATAGTTACACTTCCTTATATAGTCATACTAATTAATTCTACTTTAGAAACGTGATCAATAACTCGCAACGCTTCCATAACATCATCAATTTCTAAATTTGTACCTTTAGCATCTAATGAAAGTGTAATCGTTGCTCTACTTTCCATTGGTATACTTTGATGAATTGTTAATACTGACAAACTTAAACTTGATAAAGTATTTAAAACTTCTGCCAACATCCCTACGATATCATTCACATATAATATTAATGTGAATTCACGTGTAGACTCCATTTTTTCATCAATAGGGAATATTGTATCTCTATATTTATAAAAAGCACTTCTTGATAAATCGAATTGTTTAACTGCTTCAAATATGGACAGTGACGGATCATTTTTTAAAACTTCTTTAATTTTTAAGGTTTTTACAACAGATTCTGGTAATACATCCTCGCGAATTAAGTAAAACTTTTTATAATCTTTTTTGTCCATTTTCAAGCACTCCTATTCAACGAATTCAAATTCTCCACCAAGGATTCTAACAATATCTCCATTTTTACATCCGCGTGCTCTCAATGCTTCATCAATACCCATAGAACGCATTTGACGCGCAAATCTACGTACAGCAGGGTCACTATTAAAGTCAGTCATTTTGAACATTCTTTCGATTGCTTTACCACTTACAACGTATGCAGCATCATCATCGCGTGTAATTGTGAATTTATCTTGACTAGGTGTATGTTTGTAAATCACTCTATTAACACCTAAATCTTCTTCTTCATCTTTACTAAAGTCAATGTCTTTTACTTCTTCTAATTTGTCTGCTATAGCATAAAGCAGTTCATCAATATGGTCATGCATAAATGTTGAAAGTGGGATAATGTGCACAGAATCATCATTCAAAGCTTCTTTAAATGCTTTTAAATTCTCTTCTGCGTTAGGCATATCCATTTTATTAGCAACCACAATTTGAGGTCGCTCCTCTAAACGATGTTCGTAGGCATTTAATTCCTCATTAATAACTTTATAATCTTCATAAGGATCACGACCTTCAGATCCACTCATATCTACCATGTGAACTATTACTTTTGTACGTTCAACGTGTTTTAAAAATTGATGTCCTAATCCTACACCTTCAGACGCACCTTCTATTAATCCTGGTAAGTCTGCCATTACAAAACTTCTTTGATCCTTCGTAGAAACTACACCAAGATTAGGTTTAATTGTTGTGAAATGGTATGCACCTATCTTAGGTTTAGCTTTAGATACAATAGATAATAAAGTAGATTTACCTACACTTGGGAAACCTACTAACCCAACATCAGCTAGCAATTTTAATTCTAAGGTAACGTCAATTTCTTCACCAGGTTCACCATTTTCACTGAAATCTGGTGCTGGGTTTCTAGGAGATGCAAAACGTGAATTTCCTCGACCGCCTCGACCACCTTTAGCCACTACTGCACGTTGACCATTTTCAACTAAATCAGCTAAAACCTCTTCTGTTTCAACGCTTTTAATAATCGTACCAGGTGGAACTTTTAATACGAGTTCCTCCGCATTTTTACCATGCATATTACTACTTTGACCGGCATCGCCTCTTTTGGCCTTGAAATGTGTTTGGTATCTAAAATCTAATAATGTTCTCAAACCTTCATCTACTTCAAATATAATAGATGCACCATCGCCACCATCACCGCCAGCTGGACCACCGAATGGAACATATTTCTCTCTACGATATGCTGTTATACCGTTACCACCATCACCTGCTTTAAGTGATATTTTTACTTGATCGACAAACATGATTTCACCTCTTTTTCTTAAAATTCATTTTTTTATATCATTCTGTATATTATATCATTATCTCATTAACTAGAAAATAAAGACAAAAAATAAACACCAGAAGTGATCACTTC
This window harbors:
- the obgE gene encoding GTPase ObgE, whose translation is MFVDQVKISLKAGDGGNGITAYRREKYVPFGGPAGGDGGDGASIIFEVDEGLRTLLDFRYQTHFKAKRGDAGQSSNMHGKNAEELVLKVPPGTIIKSVETEEVLADLVENGQRAVVAKGGRGGRGNSRFASPRNPAPDFSENGEPGEEIDVTLELKLLADVGLVGFPSVGKSTLLSIVSKAKPKIGAYHFTTIKPNLGVVSTKDQRSFVMADLPGLIEGASEGVGLGHQFLKHVERTKVIVHMVDMSGSEGRDPYEDYKVINEELNAYEHRLEERPQIVVANKMDMPNAEENLKAFKEALNDDSVHIIPLSTFMHDHIDELLYAIADKLEEVKDIDFSKDEEEDLGVNRVIYKHTPSQDKFTITRDDDAAYVVSGKAIERMFKMTDFNSDPAVRRFARQMRSMGIDEALRARGCKNGDIVRILGGEFEFVE
- a CDS encoding ACT domain-containing protein; the encoded protein is MDKKDYKKFYLIREDVLPESVVKTLKIKEVLKNDPSLSIFEAVKQFDLSRSAFYKYRDTIFPIDEKMESTREFTLILYVNDIVGMLAEVLNTLSSLSLSVLTIHQSIPMESRATITLSLDAKGTNLEIDDVMEALRVIDHVSKVELISMTI
- the ruvA gene encoding Holliday junction branch migration protein RuvA is translated as MYAYIKGTLAVLNPTHVVVEASGVGYEIQTPNSYRFQKFMEQEVVIHTSLIVREDAQLLYGFINQEEKDMFLSLIKVTGIGPKSALAILASSSPNEVKIAIENENDAYLTKFPGIGKKTARQIVLDLKGKVQINEVDSSQILNVEASLSDNTPIIKEALLALEALGYSKRELTKVEKALAKDSFESVDDAVKKGLQLLIS